One window of the Cryptomeria japonica chromosome 7, Sugi_1.0, whole genome shotgun sequence genome contains the following:
- the LOC131058838 gene encoding L-type lectin-domain containing receptor kinase SIT2: protein MVHHISSTVPLHTVVSCVRYETCAVNFRRQSLYVALAIPTVMAVLAFAILISLCCGSNAQLPTSFLFNEFNESGLILLQSASIKSNALRLTDQSMNTVGRALLENALHLKKTNNSVLSFSTTFVFSIVPPTNNPGHGLTFLMSPYRSPVSGSEIGYLGLLNKSSDGREDNHLFAVEFDTHLNHWNNDINGNHIGVDLNTINSRVSKIAGYQTGENLEELKMASGQNIQAWIDYDGHQHNLNVTIALAGMSRPLNPLISMQNINLADIFKEEMYVGFSAATGREAVEDHYILAWSFNSDGMAPTLDLSHLPSFIRSKEQAERGRGRIIVGVSVGLFILVVLGSLFVWYWLKRKKQREVGEEWEVEFWPHRIPYEELRTATHGFSEESLLGRGGFGKVYKGVLPSTGREVAIKCLTRDLHQGMKDFVAEISSLGRLQHRNLVRLHGWCQNKNQLFVVYDYMPNKSLDRFIFGNPENVLGWPLRYSILKGVAAGLLYLHQEWEWVVVHRDLKSQNILLDSQFNAKLGDFGLALLHDPTQKSQTSGVAGTLGYMAPEITRTGKATVGTDVYSFGIVLLEVACGRRPLDESAETEKLVLVDWVRQLYAEDRLMDAVDAKLEGEYNGEEMERVLNLGVVCSHPQPDCRPDMKQALQMLEGQSPIPVVDLKTIHSEDAKEHFSTEYSVNSAGCGPPSAR, encoded by the exons ATGGTACACCATATTAGTTCCACTGTCCCACTCCATACTGTCGTGAGCTGTGTTCGGTACGAAACATGTGCTGTTAAT TTTAGAAGACAATCTCTGTATGTTGCTCTTGCAATACCGACTGTCATGGCGGTTTTAGCATTTGCCATTCTTATCTCCCTCTGTTGTGGGTCCAATGCCCAGCTCCCGACTTCCTTTCTGTTTAACGAATTCAACGAAAGCGGTTTAATTTTACTGCAGAGCGCTTCGATCAAGTCGAATGCGCTGAGGCTAACCGACCAGTCGATGAATACGGTGGGGCGTGCTCTGTTGGAGAATGCCCTGCATTTGAAGAAGACCAATAATTCTGTTTTATCGTTTAGTACCACATTTGTCTTCTCCATTGTGCCCCCTACTAATAACCCTGGGCATGGACTAACTTTCCTGATGTCCCCTTACAGGTCCCCTGTTAGCGGATCGGAAATTGGCTATCTTGGTTTGTTAAATAAGTCCAGTGATGGAAGGGAAGACAACCATTTATTTGCAGTCGAATTTGATACACACCTCAACCACTGGAATAATGACATCAATGGCAACCACATCGGAGTCGATCTCAACACCATCAATTCCAGAGTGTCTAAAATTGCTGGTTATCAGACTGGCGAAAACTTAGAGGAATTGAAAATGGCAAGCGGGCAGAACATTCAAGCGTGGATTGATTACGATGGCCATCAACACAATCTCAATGTTACCATCGCCTTAGCCGGGATGTCAAGGCCTCTGAATCCGCTGATTTCTATGCAAAACATTAACCTTGCTGACATCTTCAAAGAAGAAATGTATGTGGGATTTTCTGCTGCTACAGGACGTGAAGCCGTTGAAGACCATTACATTCTGGCTTGGAGCTTCAATTCGGACGGCATGGCACCAACTCTAGATCTATCCCATCTTCCTTCCTTCATAAGGTCAAAAGAGCAAGCAGAGAGAGGTCGGGGAAGAATTATAGTTGGGGTTTCTGTAGGTTTGTTTATTTTAGTCGTTCTGGGTAGTCTGTTTGTATGGTACTGGTTGAAACGCAAGAAGCAGAGAGAGGTTGGAGAAGAATGGGAGGTAGAGTTCTGGCCCCACAGAATTCCCTATGAAGAATTGAGAACCGCCACACACGGCTTCAGTGAAGAAAGCTTGTTGGGTAGAGGAGGTTTTGGGAAGGTATACAAGGGAGTTCTGCCCAGCACAGGACGTGAAGTTGCCATAAAATGTTTGACCAGAGATCTCCACCAAGGAATGAAGGATTTTGTTGCGGAGATTTCAAGCCTGGGGCGTCTGCAACACAGAAATCTAGTTCGGCTTCACGGGTGGTGCCAGAACAAGAATCAGCTCTTTGTTGTTTATGATTACATGCCAAATAAGAGCCTGGATCGATTCATATTCGGCAACCCAGAGAATGTTCTTGGATGGCCGCTGAGGTATAGCATTCTCAAGGGAGTGGCTGCTGGATTGTTGTATCTGCACCAAGAATGGGAATGGGTGGTTGTGCACAGAGACTTGAAGTCTCAAAATATCTTGCTTGACTCACAATTTAATGCAAAGTTGGGAGATTTTGGACTTGCCCTTTTGCATGACCCAACTCAGAAATCCCAAACCAGTGGTGTGGCAGGAACCTTGGGCTACATGGCACCAGAAATCACGCGCACAGGAAAAGCCACTGTAGGCACAGATGTATACAGCTTCGGTATAGTGTTGCTGGAGGTTGCTTGTGGAAGACGGCCTTTAGATGAATCTGCTGAAACGGAGAAATTAGTGCTGGTGGACTGGGTGAGGCAGCTGTATGCGGAGGATAGGTTAATGGATGCAGTTGATGCAAAGCTTGAGGGAGAGTATAACGGTGAAGAGATGGAGAGGGTGCTTAACTTGGGAGTTGTGTGTTCTCATCCTCAACCAGATTGTAGGCCTGACATGAAACAGGCGTTACAGATGTTGGAAGGGCAATCTCCAATTCCAGTTGTAGATCTTAAGACGATTCATAGTGAAGATGCCAAAGAACATTTCAGCACCGAGTATTCAGTGAATAGTGCAGGCTGTGGTCCTCCCAGTGCTCGATAA